One Phycisphaerae bacterium RAS2 DNA window includes the following coding sequences:
- a CDS encoding Nickel uptake substrate-specific transmembrane region, producing the protein MVALTGILCGRAAAHEYWIQPATFQPTAGREIDVNLFVGDGLPGEPRPRDNSRLIRFDSYFQLSNAVANSRTTDISGDDGGTPAGRFVFTSNGLNTLTFCNRPTTITLEPDKFEAYLREDGMEHVIDLRKKLGESTKPGREAYSRCAKALVAVNGDGRGVHDVRIGLPLEIIPLNNPYRPLEKRRRSPATTQPTTINAPSQPSAPTRMTFQLVENGRPAAGALMAAIWLENGKSVRRTARTDSDGKASFELSQPGMHVINAVRMTRARGRDDVDWESTWSSLTFELP; encoded by the coding sequence ATGGTCGCGCTGACAGGAATACTCTGTGGGCGTGCCGCGGCGCACGAGTACTGGATCCAGCCCGCCACTTTTCAACCCACGGCGGGCAGGGAGATTGACGTCAACCTGTTCGTAGGGGACGGCCTTCCCGGCGAACCGCGTCCCCGCGACAACAGTCGACTCATTCGCTTCGATTCCTATTTCCAGCTATCTAACGCCGTCGCCAATTCCCGAACGACGGACATTTCCGGCGACGACGGCGGCACCCCGGCTGGTCGATTCGTCTTTACGAGCAACGGCCTCAACACGCTGACGTTCTGCAATCGCCCGACAACTATTACGCTCGAGCCGGACAAGTTCGAGGCCTATCTTCGAGAAGACGGCATGGAACACGTGATCGACCTGCGCAAGAAACTGGGTGAATCGACCAAGCCCGGGCGCGAGGCATATTCCCGATGCGCCAAAGCGCTCGTCGCGGTGAACGGTGACGGCCGCGGCGTGCATGATGTCCGAATCGGCCTGCCCCTTGAAATCATTCCATTGAACAACCCCTATCGTCCATTGGAAAAACGCCGCCGATCACCCGCCACGACGCAGCCCACGACAATCAACGCACCATCACAACCGTCGGCCCCCACACGAATGACTTTTCAGCTTGTCGAAAATGGGAGGCCCGCGGCCGGCGCGCTGATGGCCGCGATCTGGCTGGAAAATGGCAAATCGGTCCGCCGCACGGCGCGCACCGATTCCGACGGCAAGGCGTCGTTTGAGCTTTCGCAACCCGGCATGCACGTCATCAACGCCGTGCGCATGACGCGGGCCAGGGGTCGCGACGACGTCGATTGGGAAAGCACATGGTCGTCCCTGACGTTTGAACTGCCATGA